One Eubacterium sp. 1001713B170207_170306_E7 genomic region harbors:
- a CDS encoding type II secretion system F family protein yields the protein MLGLFCRQLAITLSAGVSIIDALELSGREHKNSGFGETVLQVKMLVKQGNSLSEALRQFPGAFPELMVQMARSGEMSGSMDLVMENLGIYYEGQSDMRSKITQALFYPSLVTIVAVGVVMYLMAGVLPAFAEIFENMEAKLPMTTELLMRASTALVSGGAWILLAVLLLLAAGRAALRREAVALLRDRFLLKLPWIGRFIGLMEGVRFADAMAIMVNSGIDMISALEIAGKILGNRVMRYRIRDVREAVRRGEALSDSLAAAGIFDRRFVQMVRIGESSGTMEQVLIKVSAYYNDEINRKIKKMTALLEPVVLLVVGGLVFFIMASVMQPVFEIYSGYSELV from the coding sequence ATGCTCGGACTGTTTTGCAGACAGCTGGCGATTACACTTTCAGCAGGCGTTTCGATCATTGACGCTCTGGAGTTATCCGGGAGAGAACATAAAAACAGCGGCTTCGGAGAAACGGTCCTGCAGGTAAAAATGCTTGTGAAGCAGGGAAACAGCCTTTCTGAAGCACTGCGGCAGTTCCCCGGGGCTTTCCCGGAACTCATGGTTCAGATGGCACGCTCAGGTGAAATGAGCGGTTCGATGGACCTGGTCATGGAAAATCTGGGAATTTACTATGAGGGTCAGTCGGACATGAGAAGCAAAATTACCCAGGCGCTTTTTTATCCGTCACTGGTGACGATAGTGGCTGTGGGCGTGGTCATGTACCTTATGGCAGGCGTGCTGCCCGCCTTTGCCGAAATATTTGAAAACATGGAGGCAAAGCTGCCAATGACCACCGAGCTGCTCATGCGGGCCAGCACTGCGCTGGTATCTGGCGGGGCATGGATTCTGCTGGCGGTTCTGCTGCTGCTGGCTGCCGGCCGGGCGGCACTGAGGCGGGAGGCCGTGGCGTTACTGAGAGACCGTTTTTTATTGAAGCTTCCCTGGATTGGCCGGTTTATCGGGCTGATGGAAGGAGTACGCTTTGCGGATGCCATGGCCATTATGGTAAACAGTGGTATCGATATGATCAGTGCGCTGGAAATCGCCGGTAAGATTCTGGGGAACCGCGTGATGCGCTATCGAATAAGGGATGTGCGGGAGGCGGTAAGGCGTGGGGAAGCCCTGTCTGACAGCCTGGCAGCGGCCGGGATCTTTGACCGGCGCTTTGTCCAGATGGTGCGTATCGGTGAAAGCTCAGGAACCATGGAGCAGGTCCTTATAAAGGTTTCGGCTTACTACAATGATGAGATCAACCGAAAAATCAAGAAAATGACCGCCTTGCTGGAGCCGGTAGTGCTGCTCGTGGTTGGGGGGCTGGTATTCTTTATCATGGCGTCGGTTATGCAGCCGGTTTTTGAAATCTATTCGGGTTATTCCGAATTGGTATAA
- the glgB gene encoding 1,4-alpha-glucan branching protein GlgB — MEMHDFYIGKAFDAYDYFGAHRVEKDGREGFVFRVYAPGAEAVTLIGEFNGWRDTAMEAIDAGGVYECFIEKAEAKMLYKYRIHQADGRVVDRADPYGYAMELRPDSASALVEWSYTFKDEAWLQKRAERRHYNEPMSIYELHFGSWRRKAEEGPAGWYSYEELCAQLLDYVQKHGFTHVEFLPLTEYPADESWGYQVSGFYSATSRYGTPAELQHLIDTFHQAGIGVILDFVPVHFATNDYALTQFDGSALYEYPDADTGYSEWGSYNFNFYRGEVRSFLQSAAAFWIERYHFDGLRMDAISNALYWQGNASRGVNEGAVEFIQVMNVGLAERYPGVLRMAEDSTNFLKVTAPVAYDGLGFDYKWDMGWMNDTLDFMKIHPDDRKDHMGRLTFSMHYFYNELYMLPFSHDEVVHGKKTILDKINGSYEEKFEQARLLYLYMFTHPGKKLNFMGNELGHFREWDEARELDWGLLKYPVHQEFFDYFSALNQFYRMCPALYENDYHSGCFSFVPVKTKETAVLAYRRSAGNQELLIVLNFAANPVDELVLTLTESVKIKEIFSTGNNSERDACVLESQRVEGALKTHYTKEVQAGKNSDMMLEAEDFYLLAMALAGFEGIIFEIIK; from the coding sequence ATGGAAATGCATGATTTTTATATTGGAAAAGCCTTTGACGCCTACGATTACTTTGGCGCGCACCGGGTTGAGAAAGACGGCCGGGAGGGCTTTGTTTTCAGGGTATACGCGCCGGGTGCAGAGGCGGTTACACTCATTGGTGAGTTTAACGGCTGGCGGGATACGGCCATGGAAGCCATTGACGCCGGGGGCGTTTACGAATGCTTTATCGAAAAGGCAGAGGCCAAAATGCTCTATAAATACCGGATTCACCAGGCGGACGGACGTGTGGTGGACCGGGCAGATCCCTATGGCTACGCCATGGAGCTGCGGCCAGATTCCGCGTCGGCCTTAGTGGAATGGAGCTACACGTTTAAGGATGAGGCGTGGCTTCAGAAAAGGGCGGAACGCCGGCATTATAATGAGCCCATGAGCATTTATGAGCTGCACTTTGGCTCCTGGCGGCGCAAGGCAGAAGAAGGCCCGGCGGGCTGGTACAGCTATGAGGAGCTGTGCGCTCAGCTGCTTGATTATGTACAGAAGCATGGCTTTACCCACGTGGAGTTCCTGCCGCTGACAGAGTATCCCGCAGATGAGTCCTGGGGGTATCAGGTGTCGGGCTTTTACAGCGCGACCTCCCGCTACGGTACGCCGGCAGAGCTTCAGCACCTTATTGACACCTTCCATCAGGCGGGCATTGGCGTGATCCTGGATTTTGTTCCGGTGCATTTTGCCACCAACGATTATGCCCTGACCCAGTTTGACGGATCGGCACTGTACGAGTATCCGGATGCGGATACAGGCTACAGTGAATGGGGCTCCTATAATTTTAATTTTTACCGGGGAGAGGTGAGGAGCTTTCTTCAGTCGGCGGCAGCCTTTTGGATTGAGAGATACCATTTTGACGGCCTGCGCATGGATGCCATCAGCAACGCCCTCTACTGGCAGGGCAACGCTTCGCGCGGGGTTAATGAGGGGGCGGTCGAGTTTATTCAGGTCATGAATGTGGGCCTGGCAGAGCGCTATCCCGGGGTGCTGCGCATGGCCGAGGACTCCACCAATTTTTTAAAGGTGACGGCACCTGTAGCATATGACGGGCTGGGCTTTGACTATAAATGGGATATGGGGTGGATGAATGACACCCTGGATTTCATGAAAATTCATCCCGATGACCGCAAGGACCACATGGGCCGTCTGACCTTTTCCATGCATTATTTTTATAATGAGCTTTATATGCTGCCCTTTTCCCACGATGAGGTCGTACATGGGAAGAAAACCATTTTGGATAAAATAAACGGCAGCTATGAAGAAAAATTTGAGCAGGCGCGTCTTTTGTATCTCTATATGTTTACCCACCCCGGTAAAAAGCTGAACTTCATGGGGAATGAGCTGGGGCATTTCAGAGAGTGGGATGAGGCGCGTGAACTGGACTGGGGACTGCTTAAATACCCTGTCCATCAGGAATTTTTTGATTATTTTTCTGCCTTGAACCAGTTTTACAGGATGTGCCCGGCGCTCTATGAAAATGACTACCACAGCGGGTGCTTTTCCTTTGTTCCGGTTAAAACAAAGGAAACAGCTGTGCTGGCTTACCGGCGCAGTGCGGGTAACCAGGAGCTTCTGATCGTGCTCAATTTTGCCGCAAATCCGGTTGATGAGCTGGTGCTGACGCTGACAGAAAGCGTAAAAATCAAAGAAATTTTTAGCACTGGCAATAATAGTGAGAGGGACGCCTGTGTGTTGGAAAGCCAAAGGGTTGAAGGGGCACTGAAAACACATTACACTAAAGAAGTACAAGCCGGTAAAAACTCAGATATGATGCTGGAAGCAGAGGATTTCTACCTGCTGGCAATGGCATTGGCAGGCTTTGAAGGTATTATTTTTGAAATTATAAAATAG
- a CDS encoding type II secretion system protein, giving the protein MEDQGGHTLIELIITLSILGFALAVTAGLGYSVTEGNARRAAEAEYEQVLDAVLKSRDAAMMSGDNYGTKAKLYGNRVDIVEFDPGSRSMVVTASVQLRQCRITWNLSQNEIIFSGAGVVNRGGTITFYRNDRPEKYLIIQPVTGRIYLSDKNTN; this is encoded by the coding sequence ATGGAGGATCAAGGAGGGCATACCCTGATCGAGCTGATCATTACGCTGTCCATCCTGGGCTTTGCGCTGGCAGTGACCGCGGGACTGGGCTACTCGGTGACAGAGGGAAATGCCAGGCGGGCCGCAGAGGCAGAATATGAGCAGGTGCTTGACGCTGTTTTAAAAAGCCGCGACGCTGCCATGATGTCCGGTGATAATTACGGTACGAAAGCCAAGCTTTATGGGAATCGGGTGGATATTGTGGAATTTGATCCGGGCAGCCGATCCATGGTGGTTACTGCGTCGGTACAGCTCAGGCAGTGCCGCATCACCTGGAACCTGTCCCAGAACGAGATCATTTTCAGCGGGGCGGGGGTGGTTAACCGTGGCGGCACAATAACCTTTTACCGCAATGACCGCCCGGAAAAATATCTGATTATACAGCCTGTCACAGGGAGGATTTACCTAAGTGATAAGAATACAAACTGA
- a CDS encoding prepilin-type N-terminal cleavage/methylation domain-containing protein has protein sequence MKQVRKQIMGESGFTLIELIIVLAILGMLAALAIPQFTNVLENSGLKTDQANLAVVQTALEVYKADNNGNTPALAEGEETAFDKLVTALKNAGYLKTDKIESQSGGTFIYNDGEVSFMPEEPSPDSP, from the coding sequence ATGAAACAAGTAAGAAAACAGATTATGGGAGAAAGCGGATTCACCCTCATCGAGCTGATTATTGTGCTGGCCATATTGGGAATGCTGGCGGCTCTGGCGATTCCGCAGTTTACTAATGTACTGGAGAACTCAGGCCTGAAAACAGATCAGGCCAACCTTGCTGTTGTGCAGACGGCTCTGGAGGTTTACAAAGCAGATAACAATGGAAATACGCCGGCATTGGCGGAGGGTGAAGAGACTGCCTTTGACAAGCTGGTAACAGCCTTGAAAAACGCAGGCTATCTGAAAACAGATAAAATTGAATCACAGTCTGGCGGAACTTTTATTTACAATGACGGTGAAGTCAGCTTTATGCCCGAAGAACCTTCTCCGGATAGCCCGTAA
- a CDS encoding prepilin-type N-terminal cleavage/methylation domain-containing protein, with translation MIRIQTDTDGFSLIEAVVAIAVLGVGIVAVFTTFHTVIIGEKTSERILEQSLNINGIVNEIRTGVPEGLTTEAFEEEAAAIVSRHPGWQLETYGSDRLSGLYELQLSFETADGKKKVYYAKVVYP, from the coding sequence GTGATAAGAATACAAACTGATACGGACGGCTTCAGCCTGATTGAGGCCGTGGTGGCCATTGCGGTGCTCGGCGTGGGAATCGTCGCTGTTTTTACGACCTTCCATACCGTGATTATTGGGGAAAAGACCTCGGAAAGAATACTGGAACAGAGCCTTAATATCAATGGTATTGTAAACGAAATACGTACCGGTGTTCCAGAAGGACTGACCACAGAGGCCTTTGAAGAGGAGGCCGCAGCCATTGTTTCCAGGCATCCGGGCTGGCAGCTTGAAACATACGGGTCTGACCGCCTTTCAGGGCTTTATGAGTTACAACTGAGCTTTGAGACAGCTGATGGAAAGAAAAAGGTGTATTATGCGAAGGTGGTTTACCCATAA
- the trxB gene encoding thioredoxin-disulfide reductase → MENNKYDVIILGGGPGGYTAALYCARANLSTMVLEKMWPGGQMATTSWVDNYPGFEEGVDGIELSGKMQRSAERFGVVTEIGEVLSVDLESQPKVIRTGKGDLEAKTVILATGAAPRTLGVPEEDELRGRGVAYCATCDGMFYRNRTVVVVGGGNSAVADALFLSKICKKVYIVHRRDTLRASKTYMKTLEKTENIEFVWDARVTEVLHDDLVTGVKVENVKTGEVRELSCEGVFVAVGRIPNTDMFKDILDTDEQGYLIADETTKTNIPGVFAVGDVRTKPLRQIVTATADGAVASKYAEEYLAELCADE, encoded by the coding sequence ATGGAAAATAATAAATACGATGTCATTATATTGGGCGGCGGCCCGGGAGGGTACACCGCGGCGCTTTATTGCGCCCGGGCCAATCTTTCAACGATGGTGCTTGAGAAAATGTGGCCAGGCGGCCAGATGGCAACTACCAGCTGGGTGGATAACTACCCTGGCTTTGAGGAGGGCGTCGATGGTATTGAGCTCAGCGGAAAGATGCAGCGGAGCGCCGAACGCTTTGGCGTTGTGACAGAAATCGGTGAGGTGCTGTCCGTGGATCTGGAAAGCCAGCCAAAGGTAATCCGGACCGGCAAGGGTGATCTGGAAGCAAAAACCGTCATTCTGGCGACAGGCGCAGCACCCAGAACGCTGGGCGTTCCCGAAGAGGATGAGCTGCGCGGCCGTGGTGTGGCCTATTGCGCAACCTGTGACGGCATGTTCTACCGCAACCGGACAGTGGTCGTGGTGGGCGGCGGCAACTCCGCGGTGGCGGACGCTTTGTTTTTATCTAAAATCTGTAAAAAGGTTTATATTGTGCATCGCAGAGATACGCTCAGGGCGTCAAAAACCTACATGAAAACTTTAGAAAAAACGGAAAATATCGAGTTTGTCTGGGACGCCAGAGTAACCGAGGTGCTTCATGACGATCTGGTAACAGGCGTAAAGGTAGAGAACGTTAAAACCGGCGAAGTGAGAGAGCTTTCCTGTGAGGGTGTTTTTGTAGCGGTTGGCCGGATCCCGAACACAGACATGTTCAAGGACATTCTGGATACCGATGAGCAGGGTTATCTGATTGCGGATGAGACAACAAAAACCAATATTCCCGGCGTTTTTGCCGTTGGCGATGTCCGCACCAAGCCGCTGCGCCAGATTGTGACGGCCACGGCTGACGGCGCGGTGGCGTCTAAATATGCCGAGGAGTATCTGGCAGAGCTCTGCGCCGACGAATAA
- the gshAB gene encoding bifunctional glutamate--cysteine ligase GshA/glutathione synthetase GshB translates to MNLDILKNTFTSNELLTGDFGLEREGLRVTAAGKLAMTPHPAIFGNKLKNPYITTDFSESQVEVVTPAYDTVPKTYAVLEGLCDIVNNEIGDEYFWPQSMPCDIPEDEDIPIAVYEGEKDAEAAMAYRKGLIERYGGKKQLISGIHFNFSFTERFIDKLHAAVAPEKPRKDFKDGVYLKLVRNYLRYRWLVIYLLGCSSALHKSYIPECVSQMEPVGDGSYVLKTGASFRNSICGYKNKIALFPSYRTVREYTADVRNFVDKGLISAPKELYTQIRMKAKGVDNILESLEEDGIKYLEIRTVDLNVFDKCGIAEKDLVFLHQFMLYLLVEDESDAADWQREGLENEEKVAFFGLDPDLMIRRNGKEVSMKRWALEILEKMQQMDIELELGNSNVLKVMTDRVIHLEHTYAYRMAEMVEKEGYLKGMMRLAEAYKKESHDTRYLLKGFDNYELSTQILIKEAITRGVPVEEIDPQDNFIGLGRGDKKTYVKQATKTELDNYITVLVMENKVVTKKIMAQKGIPVPAGEEFSSYDEAARRIGPYVGKKVVIKPKSTNYGLGICIFDQGGSEKDLLEAVEIAFEYDKTVIIEEFIPGQEYRFLVIGGEVAAVLKRVPANVTGDGVHTITQLVDVKNRHPFRGYGYTAPLKKIELDEQTELYLKQQALKFGDVLPDGKTVYLRGNSNISTGGDSIDMTDEMPDFFKRIAVEAAASVKAVFCGVDIIIEDYRDEQSPFGIIELNFNPSTDMHAYPYQGTERRTGEFILRALGLIEN, encoded by the coding sequence ATGAACTTAGATATTTTAAAAAATACATTTACAAGCAACGAGCTGCTGACTGGCGATTTTGGGCTGGAGCGGGAAGGCCTGCGGGTTACAGCGGCGGGAAAGCTGGCCATGACGCCGCATCCGGCGATTTTCGGCAACAAGCTGAAAAACCCCTACATCACGACCGATTTTTCGGAGAGCCAGGTGGAGGTCGTTACACCGGCCTATGATACAGTGCCCAAAACCTACGCGGTGCTGGAGGGGCTCTGTGATATTGTCAATAATGAGATCGGGGACGAGTATTTCTGGCCCCAGTCCATGCCCTGTGATATTCCGGAGGACGAGGATATTCCCATCGCGGTGTATGAAGGCGAAAAGGACGCCGAGGCGGCGATGGCCTACCGCAAAGGGTTGATTGAACGGTACGGCGGAAAAAAGCAGCTGATTTCCGGCATTCATTTTAATTTTTCTTTTACCGAACGCTTTATTGATAAGCTGCACGCCGCGGTTGCGCCGGAGAAGCCGCGCAAGGACTTTAAGGACGGCGTATACCTCAAGCTGGTCCGGAACTATCTGCGTTACCGCTGGCTGGTCATTTACCTGCTGGGCTGCAGCTCTGCCCTGCATAAAAGCTATATCCCCGAATGTGTCAGCCAGATGGAGCCTGTGGGCGACGGCTCCTATGTGTTAAAAACAGGGGCGTCCTTCAGAAATTCAATCTGCGGCTATAAAAATAAAATCGCTCTTTTCCCAAGCTACCGCACCGTCAGAGAGTATACGGCCGATGTCCGGAATTTTGTGGACAAGGGCCTGATTTCTGCGCCCAAGGAGCTCTATACACAGATACGGATGAAGGCAAAGGGTGTGGACAATATTCTGGAATCACTGGAAGAGGACGGCATCAAATACCTTGAAATCCGGACAGTGGACCTGAATGTCTTTGACAAATGCGGCATTGCCGAGAAGGACCTGGTGTTTCTACACCAGTTTATGCTCTACCTGCTGGTTGAGGATGAATCAGACGCTGCGGACTGGCAAAGAGAAGGCCTTGAAAATGAAGAAAAGGTCGCTTTCTTTGGCCTGGATCCGGACCTCATGATCCGCCGGAATGGCAAAGAAGTTTCCATGAAACGCTGGGCCCTTGAGATTCTGGAAAAAATGCAGCAGATGGACATTGAGCTGGAGCTTGGAAACAGCAATGTGCTGAAGGTGATGACCGACCGTGTCATTCATCTGGAGCATACCTACGCTTACCGGATGGCCGAAATGGTAGAAAAGGAAGGCTATCTAAAGGGGATGATGCGTCTGGCGGAGGCCTATAAAAAAGAAAGCCACGACACCCGTTACCTTTTAAAGGGCTTTGATAACTATGAGCTTTCTACCCAGATCCTTATCAAGGAGGCCATCACCCGGGGCGTTCCGGTTGAGGAGATCGACCCCCAGGACAATTTTATCGGCCTTGGCAGGGGAGATAAAAAAACCTATGTCAAGCAGGCGACAAAAACAGAGCTGGACAATTATATCACGGTCCTCGTCATGGAAAACAAGGTGGTCACCAAGAAAATCATGGCGCAGAAGGGTATCCCGGTACCGGCAGGCGAGGAATTCTCAAGTTATGACGAGGCGGCGCGGCGCATCGGCCCCTATGTCGGGAAAAAAGTAGTCATCAAGCCCAAATCCACAAACTATGGACTGGGAATCTGTATTTTTGACCAGGGAGGCAGCGAGAAGGACCTTCTCGAGGCGGTTGAAATTGCCTTCGAGTACGATAAAACCGTCATCATTGAGGAATTTATCCCGGGGCAGGAGTACCGCTTCCTGGTAATCGGCGGGGAAGTGGCCGCAGTTCTGAAGCGCGTTCCGGCCAATGTGACTGGCGACGGCGTCCACACCATCACCCAGCTGGTCGATGTCAAAAACAGGCACCCTTTCAGAGGCTACGGCTATACTGCTCCCCTTAAAAAGATTGAACTGGACGAGCAGACTGAGCTTTATCTAAAACAACAGGCGCTGAAGTTCGGCGATGTGCTGCCAGATGGAAAAACAGTCTATCTGCGGGGGAACTCAAACATCAGCACCGGCGGCGACAGCATTGACATGACCGATGAGATGCCGGACTTTTTCAAACGCATTGCCGTGGAGGCTGCAGCGTCGGTGAAGGCAGTGTTCTGCGGTGTGGATATCATCATTGAGGACTACCGGGACGAGCAGTCACCCTTCGGCATCATTGAACTGAATTTTAACCCAAGTACGGATATGCACGCTTACCCTTATCAGGGGACTGAACGCCGTACCGGCGAGTTTATCCTGCGTGCGCTTGGACTCATTGAAAATTAA
- a CDS encoding acyl-ACP thioesterase domain-containing protein gives MGIIYEKKQKINGYECTYNYQLQPTAALNYFQQTSQEQSEQLGVGPEVLDEMGLAWFLVKYKLKFHEYPKFNDEVMVETEAIAFDKFAAHRRFAIKSLDGKIMVEGDTEWMLQNRKENRLERLSNVPELDVYESGHENHFKLRRVAKVEEWTDTKNFQVRYLDIDFNSHVNHVKYLAWALETLPLEKVKAGEMETAKIIYKNQGFYGDMITVKSAEIAENTYRMDIENQEGTLLCQIEMTMKTREG, from the coding sequence GTGGGAATTATTTACGAGAAAAAGCAGAAGATCAATGGCTATGAATGCACCTATAACTACCAGCTGCAGCCGACAGCGGCGCTGAACTACTTTCAGCAGACCAGCCAGGAGCAGAGCGAGCAGCTCGGCGTGGGGCCGGAGGTTCTGGATGAAATGGGGCTGGCCTGGTTTCTGGTAAAATACAAGCTGAAGTTTCATGAATACCCGAAGTTTAACGACGAGGTCATGGTCGAGACTGAGGCCATCGCCTTTGACAAATTTGCCGCCCACCGCCGTTTTGCCATCAAATCTTTGGATGGAAAAATAATGGTGGAGGGCGATACGGAGTGGATGCTGCAAAACCGAAAAGAAAACCGTCTGGAGCGGCTGAGCAATGTGCCGGAACTGGACGTTTACGAAAGCGGCCACGAAAACCATTTTAAGCTCAGACGCGTTGCGAAGGTAGAAGAATGGACCGACACCAAGAATTTTCAGGTCCGCTACCTGGACATTGATTTTAACAGCCACGTCAACCATGTCAAGTACTTGGCATGGGCGCTGGAGACCCTGCCCCTGGAAAAGGTAAAGGCAGGCGAGATGGAAACCGCCAAGATTATCTACAAAAACCAGGGCTTCTATGGTGATATGATCACCGTAAAATCCGCTGAGATCGCAGAAAACACCTATCGCATGGATATTGAAAACCAGGAGGGCACCCTGCTCTGCCAGATCGAAATGACCATGAAGACAAGGGAGGGCTGA
- a CDS encoding patatin family protein, with protein MRFEKTALVLEGGGFRGIYSSGVLDYFMEKSLEFPYIIGVSMGAINGANYISGQPGRSFAIAETFMPDKRYMGMGNLLKEGNFFSRSFAYNELPRRYNIFDMKTYYSSDITFYLTATDCETGEARYFEKMEGDVAELIAASTSLPFMSQMVEIGGRPYMDGGIADSVPVRRALSDGNEKAVLVLTREKGYRKEPYGHERMVRSYYRKHPAFAEGVLNRHLFYNETMDLIDELEAEGRIYVLRPENPIETKVIDRNPEGVQKSYTTGYDQAKAEWEALVAYLEK; from the coding sequence ATGAGGTTTGAGAAAACAGCGCTGGTGCTGGAGGGCGGCGGCTTCAGAGGTATTTATTCCTCCGGCGTGTTAGATTATTTTATGGAAAAATCCCTGGAATTTCCGTATATCATCGGCGTATCCATGGGCGCCATCAACGGCGCCAACTATATTTCCGGTCAGCCGGGCCGCAGCTTTGCCATCGCAGAAACCTTTATGCCGGACAAGCGGTATATGGGCATGGGAAATCTGCTGAAGGAAGGAAATTTTTTCAGCCGCAGCTTTGCCTATAATGAGCTGCCGAGACGCTATAATATTTTTGATATGAAGACCTACTACAGCTCTGATATCACCTTTTACCTGACGGCCACCGACTGCGAAACCGGTGAGGCCCGCTATTTTGAAAAGATGGAGGGCGATGTGGCGGAACTCATTGCCGCGTCCACCTCGCTGCCGTTTATGAGCCAGATGGTGGAAATCGGCGGCAGGCCCTATATGGACGGCGGAATCGCCGATTCTGTCCCGGTCCGGCGCGCGCTTTCAGACGGCAACGAGAAGGCTGTGCTGGTATTGACCCGTGAAAAAGGCTACCGGAAGGAGCCCTACGGGCATGAGCGGATGGTACGCTCCTATTACCGGAAGCATCCGGCCTTTGCCGAAGGCGTGTTAAACCGCCACCTGTTCTACAACGAAACCATGGACCTGATTGACGAACTGGAGGCAGAGGGCAGGATATATGTGCTCCGGCCAGAGAACCCCATTGAGACAAAGGTGATTGACCGCAACCCAGAGGGGGTCCAGAAAAGCTATACGACCGGCTATGATCAGGCGAAGGCTGAGTGGGAGGCGCTTGTGGCCTATCTTGAAAAATAA
- a CDS encoding GspE/PulE family protein — translation MEYKFWSLKKKTDIEPRQSQPQDNRFVRLVNSITRFAVQKNASDIHFEVLSPDKMRIRIRIDGELVTVMMTDEKDYLGMVSRIKILSGLDISEKRRPQDGSFCFETEGRKIDLRVSVVPTVYHEKAVLRILDAQTFLIPVKRLGFTLENEQRVMGMLNQANGLLLVTGPTGCGKTTTLYSLMKEKNTQALNIITIEDPVEFHLEGINQIQVNERIGLGFGEGLRAILRQDPNVIMVGEIRDEETAATAVRAAITGHLVLSTLHTNDALSTITRLLDMGAADYLLATALRGIIAQRLLRKLCPHCRKAYTVTEAECRRFSFEQGQILYRADGCEKCRHTGYLGRKGIFEVLSLNQSLREAVHSGASYEQLLRLARSNGLVQFSQIVRNEILNGVTDVAEGLRVMSYGNDEIGTA, via the coding sequence ATGGAATACAAATTTTGGAGTTTGAAAAAGAAGACGGACATCGAGCCGAGACAGTCTCAGCCTCAGGATAATCGTTTTGTAAGACTTGTCAACAGCATTACCCGTTTTGCGGTTCAGAAAAATGCTTCGGATATTCATTTTGAGGTGCTGAGCCCCGATAAGATGCGGATACGCATTCGTATCGACGGTGAACTGGTTACGGTGATGATGACAGATGAAAAGGATTATCTTGGAATGGTCAGCAGAATAAAAATTTTATCGGGCCTTGATATTTCAGAGAAACGAAGGCCCCAGGATGGAAGCTTTTGCTTTGAGACGGAGGGCAGAAAAATTGATCTGCGTGTATCAGTGGTCCCCACTGTTTACCATGAGAAGGCAGTCCTTCGGATTCTGGATGCGCAGACCTTTTTAATTCCGGTAAAACGCCTGGGGTTTACGCTGGAAAACGAGCAGAGAGTAATGGGAATGCTAAACCAGGCTAACGGGCTGCTTCTGGTAACCGGCCCCACAGGCTGTGGAAAGACCACGACGCTGTACAGCCTTATGAAGGAAAAAAATACGCAGGCGCTTAATATCATTACAATTGAGGACCCGGTTGAGTTTCATCTGGAGGGCATTAATCAGATACAGGTAAATGAGCGGATCGGCCTTGGGTTTGGCGAGGGACTGCGGGCCATTCTGAGGCAGGACCCCAACGTGATCATGGTGGGGGAAATCCGGGATGAGGAAACCGCGGCAACGGCGGTGCGCGCCGCCATTACCGGTCACCTGGTATTGTCGACGCTGCACACCAATGATGCCCTGTCGACCATTACCCGGCTGCTGGATATGGGCGCCGCAGATTATCTGCTGGCCACAGCGCTGAGGGGGATTATTGCCCAGCGGCTTTTGAGAAAGCTTTGCCCCCACTGCAGAAAAGCCTATACGGTAACGGAGGCAGAATGCCGGCGCTTTTCTTTTGAGCAAGGACAGATATTATACCGCGCGGACGGCTGCGAAAAGTGCAGACACACCGGCTATCTTGGAAGAAAGGGAATCTTTGAGGTTTTGTCGCTTAACCAGAGCCTGAGAGAGGCCGTTCATTCCGGGGCTTCCTATGAGCAGCTCCTCAGGCTTGCGCGCAGTAATGGCTTAGTTCAATTTTCGCAGATCGTCAGAAATGAAATTTTAAACGGTGTCACTGATGTGGCAGAAGGGCTGAGGGTAATGAGCTATGGAAATGATGAAATCGGTACGGCTTAG
- a CDS encoding GNAT family N-acetyltransferase, producing MIEYKNGDNRIYAVTDDGTEVGEIEFVPTGEHMFIISHTEVAEDMGGMGIGKVLVEKAVQKARDEDKKIIPLCPFARAEFDKHPEYRELEANA from the coding sequence ATGATTGAATATAAAAATGGTGACAACCGCATCTACGCTGTGACAGACGACGGAACAGAGGTTGGAGAGATTGAGTTTGTGCCAACCGGAGAGCACATGTTTATCATCTCGCATACAGAGGTGGCAGAGGACATGGGCGGTATGGGAATTGGCAAAGTGCTGGTCGAAAAGGCCGTACAGAAGGCCCGGGACGAGGATAAAAAAATTATCCCACTGTGCCCCTTTGCGCGGGCGGAATTTGACAAACACCCTGAATACCGTGAGCTGGAAGCCAACGCATAA